A genomic segment from Perca flavescens isolate YP-PL-M2 chromosome 13, PFLA_1.0, whole genome shotgun sequence encodes:
- the c13h21orf91 gene encoding protein EURL homolog: MDEEEQFVNIDLNDDNVCSVCKLETETGTMSFCHVCFELSIEGVSSATLLHSKSLRGHRDCFEKCHLIANQKLSRSKVSQSAYEGMKLAFSQKLNRIIQYAQNKDSVSSNGPSRRGAKLLCYSQQSDRKLLPQSDAQVPRYTPCWDRGKATGYKMGMLECHTVDELGLLQESQSDSWKGLRSRNQLSGGGQRQHRHLGHSREELTKMSVDELHQLNSQLLMQIQKVFEELTGAVQEKDSLASELHVRHIAIEQLFKNCAKLPLLHISRAGVKASSSSSGGPVE, translated from the exons ATGGATGAAGAGGAACAGTTTGTGAACATTGATCTGAATGATGACAATGTCTGCAGTGTCTGCAAGCTAGAGACCGAAACAGGGACCATGTCTTTCTGCCATGTCTGCTTTGAACTCAGCATTGAAG GTGTCTCCTCTGCTACCTTATTGCACTCAAAGTCCTTGCGCGGCCACAGAGACTGCTTTGAGAAATGCCACCTCATCGCCAACCAGAAGCTGTCACGTTCCAAGGTCTCCCAAAGTGCCTACGAGGGCATGAAGCTGGCCTTCAGCCAGAAATTGAACCGCATCATCCAGTATGCCCAGAACAAAGACTCTGTCTCCTCCAACGGCCCCAGCAGACGAGGGGCCAAGCTTCTTTGTTACAGCCAACAGAGTGACCGCAAGCTGCTGCCCCAGTCGGATGCCCAGGTGCCCCGCTACACGCCCTGCTGGGACAGGGGCAAGGCAACAGGTTACAAGATGGGGATGTTGGAGTGCCACACCGTGGATGAGCTGGGGCTGCTGCAGGAGTCACAATCCGATAGCTGGAAAGGTCTACGCAGCCGGAACCAATTGTCAGGAGGAGGACAGAGACAGCACAGGCACCTGGGCCACAGCAGAGAGGAAT tgACTAAAATGAGTGTGGACGAACTCCATCAGCTGAACTCCCAGCTACTGATGCAGATTCaaa AGGTCTTTGAGGAGCTGACTGGGGCAGTGCAGGAAAAAGACTCGTTGGCATCGGAGCTGCACGTGCGTCACATTGCCATCGAGCAGCTCTTTAAGAACTGTGCCAAGCTGCCCTTGCTGCACATTAGCAGGGCCGGGGTCaaggccagcagcagcagcagcggaggCCCTGTGGAGTGA